The Amycolatopsis sp. DG1A-15b genome window below encodes:
- a CDS encoding helix-turn-helix transcriptional regulator, translating into MAEPQSMDVPASGYLVVRASGAAAARAAILGGRRDPEDVQLLLRCPVPRAVAESGAKLTFADATLHLQPSGVVMLTVAAAKLSISFAELRPLMFRPVEVDAPLRGLVASAVAHVVAAGPRLDPHGLAHHLLGLAELVLRSALRVELDRVDALAARRREALEYMRAHLGEQSLSADKIAEALYISRRRLYQLFDDGQGVSERLKGLRVERAKALLADPAKAGRGIAEIARDCGFTSAPHFSRTFRQATGRTPREFRERALRG; encoded by the coding sequence ATGGCCGAGCCGCAGTCGATGGACGTCCCCGCGAGCGGGTACCTCGTCGTCCGCGCGTCCGGCGCGGCGGCCGCCCGCGCCGCGATCCTCGGCGGCCGCAGGGATCCCGAGGACGTGCAGCTGCTGCTGCGCTGTCCCGTTCCGCGGGCGGTCGCCGAGTCCGGCGCGAAGCTGACGTTCGCCGATGCGACGCTGCACCTGCAGCCGTCCGGCGTCGTGATGCTGACCGTCGCGGCGGCGAAGCTGTCGATCTCCTTCGCCGAGCTGCGGCCGCTGATGTTCCGGCCGGTCGAGGTCGACGCGCCGCTGCGCGGCCTCGTCGCGAGCGCGGTGGCGCACGTCGTGGCGGCCGGTCCGCGGCTCGACCCGCACGGGCTCGCGCACCACCTGCTGGGCCTGGCCGAACTGGTGCTGCGGAGCGCGCTGCGGGTCGAGCTCGACCGCGTCGACGCGCTCGCGGCCCGGCGGCGTGAGGCCCTGGAGTACATGCGCGCCCACCTCGGTGAGCAGTCGCTCAGCGCGGACAAGATCGCCGAAGCGCTGTACATCTCGCGTCGGCGGCTGTACCAGCTGTTCGACGACGGCCAAGGCGTGTCGGAACGGCTCAAGGGCCTGCGGGTCGAGCGCGCGAAGGCGTTGCTGGCCGACCCGGCGAAGGCGGGGCGCGGGATCGCGGAGATCGCCCGGGACTGCGGGTTCACCAGTGCCCCGCACTTCTCGCGGACGTTCCGCCAGGCGACCGGCCGGACCCCGCGCGAGTTCCGGGAGCGGGCGTTGCGGGGGTGA
- a CDS encoding ESX secretion-associated protein EspG gives MARRTATAAGVILSHLEFDLLWEDLGPGGPPPYPFDVPSHGATHAERDDLGVQVFAGLAEAGFTDGDDVDPELAGLVVLLGSPTLSIDALVLGEAPWRLLAAARDGAGVLAVLDDRDLVLEPAHPDGLVPAVARMAGDVDAGPGDQLRLPRAAYSAAMDAYARSGYDAFERALSTAGITGRAVRPLATLVTAERYTAGQLAATGPAGRSPVLAWFDTAAGRYAVTPEDVGGEPWVTVTPAGGAWLADRLARMVDDVR, from the coding sequence ATGGCGCGGCGCACCGCGACGGCGGCGGGAGTGATCCTGTCGCATCTGGAATTCGATCTCCTCTGGGAGGACCTGGGACCGGGCGGCCCGCCGCCGTACCCGTTCGACGTGCCGTCGCACGGCGCGACGCACGCCGAACGCGACGACCTGGGCGTCCAGGTGTTCGCCGGTCTCGCCGAGGCGGGCTTCACGGACGGCGACGACGTCGACCCCGAGCTGGCGGGCTTGGTCGTGCTGCTGGGTTCGCCGACGCTGAGCATCGACGCGCTGGTGCTGGGTGAAGCGCCGTGGCGGCTGCTCGCGGCGGCGCGGGACGGCGCCGGCGTGCTCGCCGTGCTGGACGACCGCGACCTGGTGCTGGAGCCGGCGCACCCGGACGGCCTGGTCCCCGCGGTGGCCCGGATGGCCGGCGACGTCGATGCGGGTCCGGGTGACCAGCTGCGGCTGCCGCGTGCGGCGTATTCGGCGGCGATGGACGCCTACGCGCGCAGCGGGTACGACGCGTTCGAGCGGGCGTTGAGCACGGCCGGGATCACCGGCCGCGCGGTCCGTCCGCTGGCGACGCTGGTGACGGCGGAGCGGTACACGGCCGGCCAGCTGGCGGCGACCGGCCCGGCGGGCCGCAGCCCGGTGCTGGCGTGGTTCGACACGGCGGCCGGCCGGTACGCGGTGACCCCGGAGGACGTGGGCGGTGAGCCGTGGGTGACGGTGACCCCCGCCGGCGGCGCCTGGCTCGCCGACCGCCTGGCGCGCATGGTCGACGACGTCCGCTGA
- a CDS encoding YbaB/EbfC family DNA-binding protein, with amino-acid sequence MITGRAADRTVAVEVAPGGALQELTLEAAALRLEPDELARRILLLTAAASARATASLWYTRDGVAALGLPEPGQAAEETTPDSWRAQ; translated from the coding sequence GTGATCACCGGAAGAGCCGCCGACCGGACGGTCGCCGTCGAGGTCGCGCCCGGCGGGGCGCTGCAGGAGCTGACCCTGGAAGCCGCGGCGCTGCGGCTGGAGCCGGACGAGCTGGCGCGCCGGATCCTGCTGCTGACGGCGGCCGCTTCGGCGCGGGCGACGGCGTCCTTGTGGTACACCCGGGACGGGGTGGCCGCCCTCGGCCTGCCGGAGCCGGGACAAGCCGCGGAAGAGACCACACCGGACAGTTGGCGGGCGCAGTGA
- a CDS encoding CHAP domain-containing protein, whose translation MDTAALARSFAKDLIAHRNKLAGKAEDAVRAEYALHQVAGALDAQHDAYHKESTTVLEHWHGRGADGFRHDSAKLTKELRITGAAGAAAEKVVAHVASTVDSGHTAVQRLVDEYTAQAKQVLDAGVAAGTQAALMRAVGHAADLAPRYTRQSASTLRHVDAELEAAAKRLHELRKDLAHDHVVDKAAKTTHPSKVPGRGTEIVHAARKELGTRENPPGSNRNPYGPAAAWCSSFATAMWRKAGVKIPVLPFSGDVYHWGERNGHAYGKNSLHEAKPGDVLIFGTGPQNTSTSTHIGIVEKVEGNQVTMIEGNSGDAVRRNTHTLSASTFYGGVHP comes from the coding sequence ATGGACACCGCCGCGCTCGCGCGTTCCTTCGCGAAGGACCTCATCGCGCACCGCAACAAGCTCGCCGGGAAGGCCGAGGACGCCGTCCGGGCCGAATACGCCCTGCACCAGGTGGCCGGGGCGCTGGACGCCCAGCACGACGCCTACCACAAGGAAAGCACCACGGTCCTGGAACACTGGCACGGCCGCGGCGCCGACGGCTTCCGCCACGACAGCGCGAAGCTGACGAAGGAGCTGCGGATCACCGGTGCGGCCGGCGCGGCGGCGGAGAAGGTCGTCGCGCACGTGGCATCCACGGTGGACAGCGGGCACACGGCCGTGCAGCGGCTGGTCGACGAGTACACCGCCCAGGCCAAGCAGGTCCTCGACGCCGGTGTCGCGGCCGGGACGCAGGCGGCGCTGATGCGGGCCGTCGGGCACGCCGCCGACCTGGCGCCGCGGTACACGCGGCAGTCGGCGTCGACCCTGCGCCACGTCGACGCGGAACTCGAGGCGGCGGCGAAGAGACTGCACGAGCTGCGCAAGGACCTGGCGCACGATCACGTGGTGGACAAGGCGGCGAAGACGACGCATCCCAGCAAGGTTCCGGGCCGGGGCACGGAGATCGTCCACGCGGCACGCAAGGAACTGGGCACGCGCGAGAACCCGCCGGGCAGCAACCGGAACCCGTACGGCCCGGCCGCCGCGTGGTGCTCGTCGTTCGCGACGGCGATGTGGCGCAAGGCCGGCGTGAAGATCCCGGTCCTGCCCTTCAGCGGCGACGTCTACCACTGGGGCGAACGCAACGGGCACGCCTACGGAAAGAACTCGCTGCACGAAGCGAAGCCGGGGGACGTGCTGATCTTCGGCACCGGCCCGCAGAACACGTCGACGAGCACGCACATCGGCATCGTCGAGAAGGTCGAAGGGAACCAGGTCACGATGATCGAGGGCAACTCCGGGGACGCCGTCCGCCGGAACACGCACACGCTCTCGGCATCGACGTTCTACGGAGGGGTCCACCCGTGA
- a CDS encoding lytic transglycosylase, translating into MTKLSAEQIARHAYAAGFRGQGLTTAVAVALAESGGRTTAHNATPPDDSYGLWQINMLGALGPERRRQYHLKSDDQLFDADTNARVANRISGDGHDFTPWSTYTNGAYKHHLTAAREAARDVTKHHGKTGGGASSGGRPLRVDDAVLHSYVHRTRHVADALGTAAGQLRDVREIARDSFGKIGDESGFADALAGFGLALQRQVNGVGAHAGGLASAAGKAAKSYRDHETATAAALNGKG; encoded by the coding sequence ATGACGAAGCTGAGCGCCGAGCAGATCGCCCGGCACGCCTACGCGGCCGGGTTCCGCGGTCAGGGCCTGACCACCGCCGTCGCGGTTGCGCTGGCCGAGTCCGGCGGGCGGACGACCGCGCACAACGCCACCCCGCCGGACGACTCCTACGGCCTTTGGCAGATCAACATGCTGGGCGCGCTCGGCCCGGAACGGCGCCGGCAGTACCACCTGAAGTCCGACGACCAGCTGTTCGACGCGGACACCAACGCGAGGGTCGCGAACCGCATTTCGGGCGACGGTCACGACTTCACGCCCTGGTCGACGTACACGAACGGCGCGTACAAGCACCACCTGACGGCCGCGCGCGAGGCCGCCCGAGACGTCACGAAGCACCACGGGAAGACCGGCGGTGGTGCGAGCTCGGGTGGCCGCCCGCTGCGGGTGGACGACGCGGTGCTGCACTCCTACGTGCACCGGACCCGGCACGTCGCCGACGCGCTGGGCACCGCGGCCGGGCAGCTGCGTGACGTCCGCGAGATCGCCCGCGACAGCTTCGGGAAGATCGGCGACGAGTCGGGGTTCGCCGACGCGCTGGCCGGGTTCGGCCTGGCGCTGCAGCGCCAGGTCAACGGCGTCGGCGCGCACGCCGGCGGGCTCGCGTCGGCGGCCGGGAAAGCCGCGAAGTCCTATCGCGACCACGAGACGGCCACCGCCGCCGCGCTGAACGGGAAGGGCTGA
- a CDS encoding family 43 glycosylhydrolase: MLKKTIVSVLLPLAIALTPVGSAGAAAPGPQVAAGATIQNDVFWKDTSGNPIYSQGGGVLKVGSTYYWYGVKYGGAVSYYNNPAGGKNSDVSFNAITIYSSTDLANWKFEGNAMTPSDIGGAGWVGRVGVSRNPTTGKYVLVSQLGSELVFGTSSTPNGHFTRAGTQSSIGGVSTGMSGDQSVFTDDDGKAYLVFSNKSGRSHLYVSPLRTSDFLYAEAAKNVYNSSSGGREGNIMFKQNGTYYFCSSDLHGWNASHTYCISAKNIMGPYSAEFVLPGTDADFSHVTQTGLAFTVTGSAGSFVMFGGDRWSDFAGNGLGYNDWVPVTFTGTTPVFHSLSQWTVDAAAGTWSVGSGNNHVLNPGAEADRVAQNDLAGWSTTGGAVNSNKLGGHTGRWAIAQSSSSAYTASRYQNISLPNGSYTLSAWVKSSGGQKKATIFAKNFGGSEVNSSINRSIGTWTKVTVSGIAVTNGSIQVGVFSDANAGNWVNVDDFTLVQGG; this comes from the coding sequence ATGCTGAAGAAAACGATCGTCTCGGTCCTGCTTCCCCTGGCGATTGCGCTGACGCCGGTCGGCTCCGCCGGCGCGGCTGCTCCGGGGCCGCAAGTGGCCGCCGGTGCCACGATCCAGAACGACGTGTTCTGGAAGGACACCTCGGGGAATCCGATCTACTCCCAGGGCGGCGGGGTGCTGAAGGTCGGAAGCACGTACTACTGGTACGGCGTGAAGTACGGCGGTGCGGTCAGCTACTACAACAACCCGGCCGGCGGCAAGAACAGCGACGTTTCCTTCAACGCGATCACCATCTATTCGTCCACCGATCTGGCGAACTGGAAGTTCGAGGGCAACGCGATGACGCCCTCGGACATCGGAGGAGCCGGCTGGGTCGGCCGGGTAGGGGTTTCGCGCAACCCCACCACGGGCAAGTACGTGCTGGTTTCCCAGCTCGGCAGCGAGCTGGTGTTCGGTACGAGCAGCACGCCGAACGGCCACTTCACCCGGGCGGGAACCCAGTCGAGCATCGGAGGTGTTTCCACCGGCATGTCCGGTGACCAGTCGGTCTTCACCGACGACGACGGCAAGGCGTACCTGGTCTTCAGCAACAAGAGCGGCCGGTCCCACCTGTACGTCTCCCCGTTGCGCACGTCGGACTTCCTGTACGCCGAAGCCGCCAAGAACGTCTACAACAGCTCCTCGGGCGGGCGTGAAGGCAACATCATGTTCAAGCAGAACGGAACCTACTACTTCTGTTCTTCCGATCTGCACGGCTGGAACGCCTCCCACACGTACTGCATCAGCGCGAAGAACATCATGGGCCCGTACTCGGCGGAGTTCGTGCTGCCGGGCACGGACGCCGACTTCTCGCACGTCACCCAGACCGGCCTGGCGTTCACGGTGACCGGTTCGGCAGGCTCGTTCGTCATGTTCGGTGGCGACCGCTGGAGCGACTTCGCCGGCAACGGCCTCGGCTACAACGACTGGGTCCCGGTCACCTTCACCGGGACGACCCCGGTGTTCCATTCACTCAGCCAGTGGACCGTCGACGCCGCCGCCGGGACGTGGTCCGTGGGCAGCGGCAACAACCACGTCCTGAACCCGGGCGCGGAGGCCGACCGGGTGGCCCAGAACGACCTCGCCGGCTGGAGCACCACCGGCGGCGCCGTGAACAGCAACAAGCTCGGCGGGCACACCGGACGCTGGGCGATCGCGCAGAGTTCGTCGTCGGCCTACACCGCGAGCAGGTACCAGAACATCTCGCTGCCGAACGGGTCCTACACGCTGTCGGCCTGGGTCAAGAGCAGCGGCGGCCAGAAGAAGGCGACCATCTTCGCCAAGAACTTCGGCGGCAGCGAGGTGAATTCCTCGATCAACCGGTCGATCGGCACCTGGACGAAGGTCACCGTCTCCGGCATCGCGGTGACGAACGGGTCGATCCAGGTCGGGGTGTTCTCCGACGCGAACGCGGGCAACTGGGTGAACGTGGACGACTTCACCCTGGTGCAGGGCGGCTAG
- a CDS encoding ricin-type beta-trefoil lectin domain protein — protein sequence MFGRSRWAVALAAAAVVLGIVTPAGARPAFAADNPYQRGPDPTTASVAATRGTFATAEQTVGGGNGFAAGKIYYPADTSQGSFGAIAIVPGYTATWAAEGAWMGHWLASFGFVVIGIDTLSRNDYDTARGTQLLAALDYLTQRSSVRDRVDTQRLAVMGHSMGGGGAMSAALRRPSLWAAVGLAPFSPSQNLTTDRVPTLLLAGQNDGTVSPSSVQSLYNGVPAGVEKGYLELAGAGHGFPTSSNSVMMRRVIPWLKIFVDHDTRYSKFLCPSLADPTGISGYRSTCPLDVPGGGDPGPGDQAYSLVGAGSGKCVDVPNASQANGTALVVWTCNGGTNQRWTPTSAGELRVYNGTKCMDAGTGQPGTGVTINSCSGGNSQKWTAGPRGTITNAQAGACLDASGGGTADNTPVIVWNCTGAANQVWTRQS from the coding sequence ATGTTCGGTAGATCGAGATGGGCGGTGGCGCTGGCCGCCGCCGCGGTCGTGCTCGGGATCGTCACGCCGGCCGGCGCCCGGCCGGCCTTCGCCGCCGACAACCCGTACCAGCGGGGTCCGGACCCGACGACGGCGAGCGTCGCGGCCACGCGAGGGACCTTCGCGACCGCGGAGCAGACCGTGGGCGGTGGGAACGGCTTCGCCGCGGGGAAGATCTACTACCCGGCCGACACTTCCCAGGGCTCGTTCGGCGCGATCGCGATCGTTCCCGGGTACACCGCCACCTGGGCGGCCGAAGGCGCGTGGATGGGGCATTGGCTGGCCTCGTTCGGGTTCGTCGTCATCGGGATCGACACGCTCAGCCGCAACGACTACGACACCGCCCGGGGCACCCAGCTGCTGGCGGCCCTGGACTACCTGACCCAGCGCAGTTCGGTGCGGGACCGCGTCGACACCCAGCGGCTGGCCGTGATGGGCCACTCGATGGGCGGGGGCGGCGCTATGTCCGCGGCACTGCGCCGGCCTTCGCTGTGGGCCGCGGTCGGTCTGGCGCCGTTCAGCCCGTCGCAGAACCTGACCACCGATCGTGTCCCGACGCTGCTGCTGGCCGGGCAGAACGACGGGACGGTCAGCCCGTCGAGTGTTCAGAGCCTCTACAACGGCGTTCCGGCCGGAGTGGAGAAGGGGTACCTCGAACTGGCCGGTGCCGGGCACGGCTTCCCGACGTCGTCGAACTCGGTGATGATGCGGCGGGTCATCCCGTGGCTGAAGATCTTCGTCGACCACGACACCCGCTACAGCAAGTTCCTCTGCCCGTCATTGGCGGATCCGACCGGCATTTCGGGCTACCGCAGCACCTGCCCGCTCGACGTCCCGGGTGGCGGCGACCCCGGCCCCGGCGACCAGGCGTACAGCCTGGTCGGCGCGGGCTCCGGCAAGTGCGTCGACGTACCGAACGCGTCCCAGGCGAACGGCACCGCGCTGGTCGTCTGGACCTGCAACGGCGGGACCAACCAGCGCTGGACCCCGACCTCCGCCGGTGAGCTGCGGGTGTACAACGGCACGAAGTGCATGGACGCGGGAACCGGCCAGCCGGGAACCGGCGTGACGATCAACTCGTGCAGCGGCGGCAACAGCCAGAAGTGGACGGCCGGCCCCCGCGGCACGATCACCAACGCGCAGGCCGGTGCCTGTCTCGACGCGTCCGGCGGCGGCACCGCCGACAACACGCCGGTCATCGTGTGGAACTGCACCGGCGCCGCGAACCAGGTCTGGACCCGCCAGTCGTGA
- a CDS encoding SGNH/GDSL hydrolase family protein: protein MTLAVAVVAAVTTVAHPAAAATGDGSPSDSNIRYFGRWDTRSPGAYVPGWTGAYAVVGFTGTTVKLRQRGSVDLYASLDGDAWASYKNVSGTVNLTPARLPPGTHTLRVAYRQDAGSYHGDEVFQGGSLDSGAHTVAVTVPSRIIEFVGDSITAGYKASKEALTAYGWVAAEKLGAAHTEIARPSVCLYPASGCIGMRDRYFKTGLDTSTPDWDFSRYQVSDVVINLGTNDRAHSVTGAQFQGAYVTLLQRIRAKYPNATIHAMEIFKQWYATETKAAVAARNGAGDGKVRYVSTEGWIDPATDTADGTHPNDAGHRKIAARLAAVIG from the coding sequence GTGACGCTCGCGGTGGCGGTCGTGGCCGCGGTCACCACCGTGGCGCACCCGGCCGCGGCCGCCACGGGTGACGGCTCGCCGTCCGACTCGAACATCAGGTACTTCGGGCGGTGGGACACCCGGTCGCCGGGCGCCTACGTGCCCGGGTGGACCGGCGCCTACGCGGTGGTGGGCTTCACCGGCACCACGGTGAAACTGCGCCAGCGCGGCAGCGTCGACCTGTACGCCAGCCTCGACGGCGACGCGTGGGCGTCGTACAAGAACGTGAGCGGGACGGTGAACCTGACACCGGCCCGGCTGCCGCCGGGCACGCACACCCTCCGGGTGGCCTACCGACAGGACGCCGGGTCCTACCACGGTGACGAAGTGTTCCAGGGCGGGAGCCTGGACTCGGGCGCCCACACCGTGGCGGTGACCGTGCCGTCGCGGATCATCGAGTTCGTCGGCGACTCGATCACGGCGGGCTACAAGGCGTCCAAAGAGGCGCTGACCGCGTACGGCTGGGTGGCGGCGGAGAAGCTGGGGGCCGCGCACACCGAGATCGCCCGCCCCAGCGTCTGCCTGTACCCGGCCTCCGGGTGCATCGGCATGCGGGACCGGTACTTCAAGACCGGTCTGGACACCAGTACGCCGGACTGGGACTTCTCCCGCTACCAGGTCAGCGACGTGGTGATCAACCTCGGCACCAACGACCGCGCGCACAGCGTGACCGGCGCCCAGTTCCAGGGCGCGTACGTCACGCTGCTGCAGCGGATCCGCGCGAAGTACCCGAACGCCACCATCCACGCGATGGAGATCTTCAAGCAGTGGTACGCCACCGAGACGAAGGCCGCGGTCGCCGCCCGCAACGGCGCCGGCGACGGCAAGGTCCGGTACGTCTCCACCGAAGGCTGGATCGACCCGGCCACCGATACCGCTGACGGCACCCACCCGAACGACGCGGGGCACCGGAAGATCGCGGCCCGGCTCGCCGCGGTCATCGGGTGA
- a CDS encoding PHB depolymerase family esterase yields MVRGKMFRRLLAVPLVAAALVAGAPSASAASLTRVTNFGANPSNLQMYLYVPNTVKPRPAVLVAVHYCTGSGPAFHANTEFARLADRYGFIVVYPSVTRAGKCFDVASPQALRHDGGSDPVGIVSMVRYVLQRYDADAGRVFATGHSSGGMMTNVLLGDYPDVFKAGAAFAGVPFGCFATTDGSEWNSQCANGQIIKSPQQWGNLVRGAYPGYTGTKPRMQLWHGTADDVLRYPNFAEEIKQWTNVAGIGQSPATTDRPQPSWTRTRYPLGSTVQVEGISVQGGPHNVLVNGMAQYAIDFFGLSR; encoded by the coding sequence ATGGTCAGAGGAAAGATGTTCCGCCGCCTGCTCGCCGTGCCGCTGGTTGCCGCGGCCTTGGTCGCCGGGGCGCCCTCGGCGTCCGCCGCATCGCTGACCCGGGTCACGAACTTCGGGGCGAACCCGTCGAACCTCCAGATGTACCTGTACGTGCCGAACACCGTGAAGCCCCGGCCCGCGGTCCTGGTGGCGGTGCACTATTGCACCGGTTCGGGCCCGGCGTTCCACGCCAACACGGAGTTCGCCCGGCTGGCCGACCGCTACGGGTTCATCGTCGTCTACCCCTCGGTGACGCGGGCGGGCAAGTGCTTCGACGTGGCCTCCCCGCAGGCGTTGCGGCACGACGGCGGGAGCGACCCGGTGGGGATCGTGTCCATGGTTCGGTACGTCCTGCAGCGCTACGACGCCGACGCCGGCCGCGTGTTCGCCACGGGCCACTCGTCGGGGGGAATGATGACGAACGTCCTGCTCGGCGACTACCCGGACGTGTTCAAGGCGGGCGCTGCCTTCGCGGGGGTCCCCTTCGGCTGCTTCGCCACGACCGACGGGTCGGAGTGGAACAGCCAGTGTGCGAACGGCCAGATCATCAAGAGCCCGCAACAGTGGGGCAACCTCGTCCGCGGGGCGTACCCGGGCTACACCGGGACGAAGCCGCGGATGCAGCTGTGGCACGGCACCGCCGACGATGTCCTGCGCTACCCGAACTTCGCCGAAGAAATCAAGCAATGGACGAACGTGGCCGGCATCGGCCAGTCGCCGGCCACGACCGACCGCCCGCAGCCGAGCTGGACCCGCACCCGGTACCCCCTGGGGAGCACCGTCCAGGTCGAGGGCATCAGCGTCCAGGGCGGTCCGCACAACGTGCTGGTCAACGGCATGGCCCAGTACGCCATCGACTTCTTCGGACTGTCCCGTTAG
- a CDS encoding TetR/AcrR family transcriptional regulator: MPRPAPVTTERTVRNILAAAEKTLRRHPAATMEQIAEAAGVARTTVHRRFTSREALISALTAWATEQFHAAVVAAHPETTPPLVALYQVTANVLRVKVGSTFAMDRAPSADPGVAHVHADVLARCDQLFARAQAAGVFRPDVDLAWARRCYYALIHEASQDRDEADSDTDALATLVVDTLLRGIGAGPNPLQNH; encoded by the coding sequence ATGCCCCGGCCGGCGCCGGTCACCACCGAGCGCACCGTGCGCAACATCCTCGCGGCGGCCGAGAAGACGTTGCGGCGCCATCCCGCCGCCACCATGGAGCAGATCGCCGAAGCCGCCGGCGTCGCCCGCACCACCGTCCACCGGCGCTTCACCAGCCGCGAAGCCCTCATCAGCGCGCTCACCGCCTGGGCCACCGAGCAGTTCCACGCCGCGGTCGTCGCCGCCCACCCGGAAACCACGCCACCCCTGGTCGCCCTGTACCAGGTGACCGCGAACGTCCTGCGGGTCAAGGTCGGCTCGACCTTCGCGATGGACCGGGCGCCCTCGGCGGACCCCGGCGTCGCGCACGTCCACGCCGACGTGCTCGCCCGCTGCGACCAGTTGTTCGCCAGAGCACAGGCGGCGGGCGTGTTCCGCCCCGACGTCGACCTCGCCTGGGCACGGCGCTGCTACTACGCCCTGATCCACGAAGCGAGCCAAGACCGGGACGAGGCGGACAGCGACACCGACGCCCTCGCCACCCTCGTCGTCGACACGCTCCTCCGCGGCATCGGCGCCGGCCCCAACCCCCTGCAAAACCACTGA